The proteins below are encoded in one region of Candidatus Methylomirabilota bacterium:
- a CDS encoding NADH-quinone oxidoreductase subunit M produces the protein MTQFPTLSVITWAPFVGAVLIMFLARRRPLLVRWIALVSTGVSLALSIRIYALYEREAAGFQFYEELPLVPPLGINYQLGVDGMSLLMVLLTSIIIFAGVFASWTVKERSQEFYALLLLLVTGVYGVFVSLDLFVLFLFYEIAVLPMYLLIGIWGSSGEIRPQGIFGWAFRRTGVGTKEYAAMKLTLYLLFGSAFILVGILALYVASGSVSFSFLEMEQIRFDPALQSWVFLAFYVGFGILAGIWPLHTWSPDGHASAPTAVSMLHAGVLMKLGAYGVVRLGLGLLPDGATQWVWLVGAIACVNIVYGALSSMAQTDLKYVIAYSSVSHMGVVMLGMATLTETGLNGSIFQMFAHGIMTGLFFALVGLVYEKAHSRAIFSMGGFGQMMPGIATAFTVAGLSSMGLPATAGFVAEFLTFLGAWQSAYSWWLFPGVLGAFLTSVYVLRVTKQIFWGPKSADPHFQHLPDAQGPEWVALIILVGTLVLFGVAPGIAIGPVDTATVPLLLRFGVLP, from the coding sequence ATGACCCAGTTCCCGACGCTGTCCGTCATCACGTGGGCCCCGTTCGTGGGCGCCGTCCTCATCATGTTCCTGGCGCGGCGCCGCCCGCTCCTGGTCCGCTGGATCGCCCTCGTCTCCACCGGCGTCTCCCTGGCGCTCTCGATCCGGATCTACGCGCTCTACGAGCGGGAGGCGGCGGGCTTCCAGTTCTACGAGGAGCTGCCGCTGGTGCCGCCGCTCGGCATCAACTACCAGCTGGGCGTGGACGGCATGAGCCTGCTCATGGTGCTGCTGACCAGCATCATCATCTTCGCGGGCGTCTTCGCCTCGTGGACGGTCAAGGAGCGCAGCCAGGAGTTCTACGCCCTCCTGCTGCTGCTCGTCACGGGCGTCTACGGCGTCTTCGTCTCGCTCGACCTCTTCGTCCTCTTCCTCTTCTACGAGATCGCCGTGCTGCCGATGTACCTCCTGATCGGCATCTGGGGCTCTTCGGGCGAGATCCGCCCGCAGGGCATCTTCGGATGGGCCTTCCGCCGGACGGGCGTCGGCACCAAGGAATACGCGGCGATGAAGCTGACACTGTATCTCCTCTTCGGGTCGGCCTTCATCCTGGTCGGCATCCTGGCGCTGTACGTCGCCTCGGGCTCGGTCTCCTTTTCGTTCCTCGAGATGGAGCAGATCCGGTTCGACCCGGCGCTGCAGTCCTGGGTCTTCCTCGCCTTCTACGTGGGCTTCGGGATCCTCGCGGGCATCTGGCCGCTGCACACGTGGTCGCCCGACGGCCACGCGTCCGCGCCCACCGCGGTGTCCATGCTCCACGCGGGCGTGCTCATGAAGCTCGGCGCCTATGGCGTCGTCCGCCTCGGTCTCGGGCTGCTCCCCGATGGCGCGACGCAGTGGGTGTGGCTGGTCGGCGCCATCGCGTGCGTCAACATCGTCTACGGCGCGCTCTCCTCGATGGCGCAGACGGACCTCAAGTACGTCATCGCCTACTCCTCGGTCTCCCACATGGGCGTGGTCATGCTCGGCATGGCGACGCTGACGGAAACCGGGCTCAATGGGTCCATCTTCCAAATGTTCGCCCACGGGATCATGACCGGGCTCTTCTTCGCCCTGGTCGGCCTGGTCTACGAAAAGGCGCACTCGCGCGCCATCTTCTCCATGGGCGGCTTCGGCCAGATGATGCCGGGCATCGCGACGGCCTTCACCGTCGCGGGCCTGTCGTCCATGGGCCTGCCCGCGACGGCGGGCTTCGTCGCCGAGTTCCTGACCTTTCTCGGCGCCTGGCAGTCGGCCTACTCCTGGTGGCTCTTCCCCGGCGTGCTCGGCGCCTTCCTGACCTCCGTCTACGTCCTCCGCGTCACCAAGCAGATCTTCTGGGGCCCGAAGAGCGCCGACCCCCACTTCCAGCACCTGCCTGACGCCCAGGGGCCCGAGTGGGTCGCGCTCATCATCCTGGTCGGCACGCTCGTGCTCTTCGGCGTCGCGCCGGGCATCGCCATCGGGCCCGTGGACACGGCGACCGTGCCGCTCCTGCTCCGGTTCGGAGTCCTGCCGTGA
- a CDS encoding NADH-quinone oxidoreductase subunit N — translation MSGGMALEVGLAILILLVLITGLFWPGNDRRRLGGLVAIGLAILLWMAFRVDPGAVLFGGSFVQDELAIFSKRLFLLATFLGVLASLSLRAPTFARRATEYYVAMLASLLGMLVLASARELILLFVAFELMSIPLYVISGFRKREEEAVEAALKFFLIGTVSSAFIVYGLSFVYGISNTTDMAGVAAALQDGHPLLILGMVLTLGGLGFKIAAFPFHMWVPDTYEAAGTPFVAWLSVAPKAAGFVVMFRLYLEGVGGPVVLWVPLAAGLAAITIIAGNLMAIPQQNIKRLLAYSGIAHIGYMLVGFAAVSASGVAMMLFYLVAYLFGNMGAFFVVEAVAQSDGSEAISAYKGLAQRSPLLALSMLLFLLSLGGIPFVAGFWAKLFVFWAAIEGCTGWCQMYWLVLVGAILTVVALFYYLLVAKRMYIDAPERTQPVAVSPFLAFSIFVCAAGVVGIGAYPKPLVMAALRAASGLF, via the coding sequence GTGAGCGGCGGCATGGCGCTCGAGGTCGGGCTCGCGATCCTGATCCTGCTGGTCTTAATCACGGGTCTCTTTTGGCCCGGAAACGACAGGCGGCGGCTCGGCGGCTTAGTGGCCATCGGGCTCGCCATCCTGCTCTGGATGGCGTTCCGCGTTGACCCGGGCGCCGTCCTCTTCGGAGGCAGCTTCGTCCAGGACGAGCTGGCGATCTTCTCGAAGCGGCTCTTCCTGCTGGCGACCTTCCTGGGCGTGCTGGCCTCGCTGTCCCTTCGCGCGCCCACCTTCGCGCGGCGGGCGACCGAGTACTACGTCGCCATGCTCGCCTCGCTGCTCGGGATGCTGGTGCTGGCCTCCGCACGCGAGCTCATCCTGCTCTTCGTCGCCTTCGAGCTGATGTCCATCCCGCTGTACGTCATCTCCGGGTTCCGCAAGCGGGAAGAGGAGGCCGTCGAGGCGGCGCTCAAGTTCTTCCTCATCGGCACCGTGTCCTCGGCCTTCATCGTCTACGGGCTGTCCTTCGTCTACGGCATCTCGAACACGACCGACATGGCGGGCGTGGCGGCGGCGCTCCAGGACGGCCACCCGCTGCTGATCCTGGGCATGGTCCTGACGCTGGGGGGCCTCGGCTTCAAGATCGCGGCCTTTCCCTTCCACATGTGGGTGCCGGACACGTACGAGGCGGCCGGCACGCCTTTCGTCGCGTGGCTGTCGGTGGCGCCCAAGGCCGCGGGCTTCGTCGTGATGTTCCGGCTCTACCTGGAAGGCGTGGGCGGGCCCGTCGTCCTCTGGGTGCCGCTCGCGGCGGGGCTGGCCGCGATCACGATCATCGCGGGCAACCTGATGGCCATTCCCCAGCAGAACATCAAGCGCCTGCTGGCCTACTCGGGCATCGCGCACATCGGCTACATGCTGGTCGGCTTCGCCGCCGTCTCGGCCTCGGGCGTGGCGATGATGCTCTTCTACCTGGTCGCCTATCTCTTCGGGAACATGGGCGCCTTCTTCGTGGTGGAGGCCGTGGCCCAGTCCGACGGCTCCGAGGCCATCTCGGCGTACAAGGGGCTGGCCCAGCGGTCACCATTGCTTGCGCTCTCGATGCTGCTCTTCCTGCTGTCCCTGGGCGGGATCCCGTTCGTCGCGGGCTTCTGGGCCAAGCTCTTCGTCTTTTGGGCCGCGATCGAGGGCTGTACCGGCTGGTGCCAAATGTATTGGCTGGTGCTGGTTGGTGCTATCCTGACGGTCGTGGCGCTCTTCTACTACCTGCTCGTGGCCAAGCGCATGTACATCGACGCCCCCGAGCGCACGCAGCCTGTGGCCGTCTCGCCCTTCCTGGCGTTCTCCATCTTCGTCTGCGCGGCGGGTGTCGTCGGCATCGGCGCGTACCCGAAGCCCCTCGTGATGGCGGCCCTGCGCGCCGCTTCGGGCCTGTTCTAG